The proteins below come from a single Salinivibrio kushneri genomic window:
- a CDS encoding 4-phosphoerythronate dehydrogenase, protein MKIVVDENMPYAQTLFSQLGEVVALPGRAIRAADLIDADALMVRSVTQVNHALIDGATRLRFVGSATAGEDHLDFNALHAQGIYGTAAPGCNKVGVAEYVISALLVLAQQQGFKLTDRTVGIVGVGHVGDYLAKRLAALGIKTLLCDPPRQARENLADMVDIDTLIAQSDVVTFHTPLTTTGEHPTYHLMNHARLEALASGSILINAARGPIVDNQALKARLARGDIDAVLDVYEHEPEVDLALMDLLTFATPHIAGYGLEGKARGTTMVFNALCEHLDLPHRVHASELLPTAPIPHVALAQPWQQSDLMALTQLVYDIRRDDSDFRRAMHAAGDDKPAQRTAFDQLRKNYWDRREYSAITVAGQADFGLQSLAKLGFSIEEHA, encoded by the coding sequence GTGAAAATTGTCGTAGACGAAAACATGCCTTATGCCCAAACCTTGTTTAGTCAATTGGGTGAGGTGGTCGCATTACCCGGGCGTGCAATCCGTGCCGCGGACTTAATCGATGCTGATGCATTAATGGTGAGAAGCGTCACGCAAGTGAACCATGCGCTGATTGACGGTGCCACCCGTCTGCGTTTTGTCGGTTCAGCCACCGCGGGTGAAGATCATCTTGATTTTAACGCCTTACACGCACAAGGCATTTATGGCACAGCAGCGCCTGGCTGTAACAAGGTTGGGGTCGCGGAGTATGTGATCAGTGCTTTATTGGTATTGGCACAACAGCAGGGCTTTAAATTGACCGACCGCACAGTCGGTATTGTTGGCGTGGGTCATGTGGGGGACTACTTGGCCAAGCGACTTGCGGCACTTGGGATTAAAACCTTGCTTTGCGATCCGCCTCGTCAGGCTCGAGAAAACCTTGCTGACATGGTGGACATTGACACTCTGATCGCACAATCGGACGTGGTCACTTTCCATACGCCTTTGACCACGACCGGTGAGCATCCCACTTACCACCTCATGAATCACGCTCGGTTAGAGGCGCTTGCGTCAGGAAGCATTTTGATAAACGCTGCGCGTGGCCCGATTGTTGACAACCAGGCACTTAAAGCGCGGTTAGCGCGAGGCGACATTGATGCGGTGTTGGATGTTTATGAACATGAGCCTGAGGTCGACCTTGCGCTTATGGACCTGCTTACGTTTGCCACGCCTCATATTGCAGGCTATGGTCTGGAAGGAAAAGCCCGCGGCACCACCATGGTCTTTAACGCTCTGTGTGAACACCTTGACCTGCCTCATCGTGTGCATGCCAGTGAGCTGCTGCCTACGGCGCCGATCCCACACGTTGCCTTGGCACAGCCGTGGCAGCAAAGCGATCTGATGGCACTGACCCAATTGGTCTACGATATTCGCCGAGATGACAGTGATTTTCGTCGTGCGATGCATGCCGCAGGTGATGACAAACCAGCTCAGCGTACAGCCTTTGACCAATTGCGAAAAAATTACTGGGATCGACGCGAGTACAGTGCGATCACGGTAGCCGGACAGGCTGATTTCGGGTTACAGTCGCTGGCTAAGCTGGGCTTTAGTATTGAGGAGCATGCATGA